The following are encoded together in the Capsulimonas corticalis genome:
- a CDS encoding phytoene desaturase family protein, with protein sequence MPSPTYDVIVVGAGHNGLVCACYLQRFGYRVLVVERRPIVGGAVCTEEIWPGYKIDIGSSVHIMIHQTPIVKDLELARYGLSYIEMDPWAAFPMRDGRAICFHRDVDRTCASIAQVSRRDAAAYKDFITRWAPVARGVFRAFQEPPTMANFGRHVIMAKSPGRNTSDTLRMILSGYGRLLHETFESTEMRAALGWLAAQSGPPPTEIGSGPFAGWHAALHETGAWRARGGSGALTAAMRRAFEAQAGEVLTDAPVEQILVENGRAVGVEAGGQTYRAKAVVSACHLMTTMRTLLAPEHIPEDLKRRLDALNVGNGFGMTVRCAASELPDYGAGQPHDVHQGMQLLCPTPEYLMDAYADYVGGRPSKKPPVLAMTFSALDPTLAPAGKHIVQLWSQYFPYDRRDGRSWDDAREEVADSICETLYDHAPNMRGAIEKRFIQTPLDLERTLGLLRGNVMHLEMSLDQMFAFRPLPELSEYQSHIPGLFLTGASTHPGGGVFGASGASAARVVRKALGRR encoded by the coding sequence ATGCCCTCCCCCACATATGACGTGATCGTCGTCGGCGCCGGACACAACGGCCTGGTCTGCGCTTGTTATTTGCAACGCTTTGGATATCGCGTGCTCGTCGTCGAACGCCGTCCCATTGTCGGCGGCGCCGTCTGCACCGAGGAGATCTGGCCGGGTTACAAGATCGATATCGGGTCGTCGGTCCATATCATGATCCATCAGACGCCGATTGTGAAGGACCTGGAGCTGGCGCGCTACGGACTTTCCTATATCGAGATGGATCCCTGGGCGGCGTTTCCAATGCGCGACGGACGCGCCATCTGTTTCCACCGGGATGTCGATCGAACGTGTGCGAGCATCGCGCAGGTGTCGCGCCGGGACGCCGCCGCGTACAAAGATTTCATCACGCGCTGGGCTCCGGTCGCGCGCGGCGTCTTTCGGGCGTTTCAGGAGCCGCCGACGATGGCGAACTTCGGCCGTCATGTCATCATGGCGAAGTCGCCCGGACGGAACACCAGCGACACCCTGCGTATGATCTTGTCGGGATACGGCCGCCTGCTGCATGAAACCTTCGAAAGCACGGAGATGCGCGCGGCGCTGGGCTGGCTGGCGGCGCAGTCCGGCCCGCCGCCCACGGAGATCGGCTCCGGCCCCTTCGCCGGCTGGCACGCCGCCCTGCACGAAACGGGAGCCTGGCGCGCGCGCGGCGGCTCGGGCGCGCTCACAGCCGCAATGCGGCGCGCGTTCGAGGCGCAGGCGGGCGAAGTGCTCACCGACGCTCCCGTCGAACAGATTCTCGTCGAGAACGGCCGCGCCGTCGGCGTGGAGGCCGGCGGGCAAACGTATCGCGCGAAGGCCGTCGTCTCCGCCTGCCATCTGATGACGACGATGCGGACGCTGCTGGCGCCGGAGCACATCCCCGAAGATCTGAAACGCCGACTGGACGCGCTGAACGTGGGCAACGGTTTTGGCATGACGGTGCGCTGCGCCGCCTCCGAGCTTCCCGACTACGGCGCCGGACAGCCTCACGACGTCCACCAGGGCATGCAGCTCCTCTGCCCCACCCCTGAATACCTGATGGACGCCTACGCCGACTACGTTGGCGGCCGCCCCTCCAAGAAACCGCCCGTCCTCGCCATGACCTTCAGCGCGCTGGATCCCACGCTCGCCCCCGCCGGCAAGCACATCGTCCAGCTCTGGTCGCAGTACTTCCCTTACGACCGCCGCGACGGCCGCTCCTGGGATGATGCGCGCGAGGAAGTCGCGGACAGTATCTGCGAAACCCTCTACGACCACGCCCCCAACATGCGCGGCGCCATCGAGAAACGCTTCATCCAAACCCCGCTCGATCTCGAACGCACCCTTGGCCTCCTGCGCGGCAACGTCATGCACCTCGAAATGTCCCTGGACCAAATGTTCGCCTTCCGCCCCCTCCCCGAGCTTTCCGAATACCAATCCCACATTCCCGGCCTCTTTCTCACCGGCGCCAGCACCCACCCTGGCGGCGGCGTCTTCGGCGCCTCCGGCGCCAGCGCCGCGCGCGTAGTGCGAAAGGCGCTCGGGCGGCGATAA